The Spirosoma foliorum genome has a window encoding:
- a CDS encoding MerC domain-containing protein gives MKTDSLSRKADYIGITGSVLCIIHCLVTPVLLLTTSFLQDTTLRVGFLSLDYVFIGVNIVAVYFATRHYAPRAIKVALWGFLSLFSIALLLEETAPAFEYLAYASSAGLVITHMLNIRQHRVSHAH, from the coding sequence ATGAAAACAGATAGTCTCTCCCGTAAAGCGGATTATATTGGTATCACTGGCTCAGTGTTGTGCATTATTCACTGTCTTGTTACACCTGTATTGTTGCTAACGACTTCTTTCCTTCAAGACACGACTCTTCGTGTTGGTTTCCTAAGCCTGGATTACGTATTTATAGGAGTCAATATCGTAGCCGTTTATTTCGCTACCCGACATTACGCCCCTCGAGCCATTAAAGTAGCCCTTTGGGGCTTTCTGAGTCTGTTCAGCATCGCACTATTGCTGGAAGAAACGGCACCTGCTTTTGAATACCTCGCCTATGCATCTTCGGCGGGTTTGGTTATCACGCATATGCTGAACATCCGGCAACACCGGGTGAGTCACGCACATTAG
- a CDS encoding TapB family protein has product MKNVICALLVALVCTVNNSQAQDCLGMTFKTGMNFELSHFNAKEKPIGKVLYQVKDVHKEGSSTVMDITAQFEDEKGKQRPPYIIHYTCTGDELVADMAGMMQAMQNGGMKDMELKLKTNKLVYPGKLSVGQKLSDGQMEAEMSSGGGGPMANMSMTMANRQVESKEPITTPAGTFDTYKITSDVNFENKVMGIPIRNTMRIVTYRTEKQLFDVKSESYNKNGKLMGYSLLTKTN; this is encoded by the coding sequence ATGAAAAATGTTATCTGTGCCCTATTGGTGGCACTCGTATGTACCGTGAACAACAGTCAGGCGCAGGATTGCCTGGGCATGACGTTCAAGACCGGGATGAACTTCGAATTGAGTCATTTTAACGCCAAAGAAAAGCCAATCGGGAAAGTGCTTTATCAGGTCAAAGATGTCCATAAAGAAGGGAGTTCGACGGTGATGGACATTACGGCGCAGTTTGAAGATGAGAAAGGCAAACAACGTCCACCCTACATTATTCACTATACCTGCACCGGCGACGAACTGGTGGCCGACATGGCGGGGATGATGCAGGCCATGCAAAATGGTGGCATGAAAGACATGGAGCTGAAACTGAAAACCAATAAGCTTGTTTACCCCGGCAAACTCAGTGTTGGGCAGAAACTAAGTGATGGACAAATGGAGGCTGAAATGAGCAGCGGTGGTGGCGGTCCAATGGCAAACATGAGCATGACGATGGCGAATCGGCAAGTAGAAAGTAAAGAGCCGATTACAACGCCTGCCGGAACATTCGACACCTACAAAATTACGTCTGACGTCAATTTTGAGAATAAAGTGATGGGTATTCCCATTCGAAATACGATGCGTATAGTCACTTATCGAACTGAAAAACAATTGTTTGACGTAAAATCAGAGTCCTATAACAAGAATGGTAAGCTAATGGGCTACTCGCTATTAACGAAGACAAATTGA
- a CDS encoding beta-L-arabinofuranosidase domain-containing protein, with translation MKTSFVVHLTGIALLTTVLSHAQQKPLYVTSRAPLAPQKYIELPLGAIKPEGWLQQQLVIMKNGATGHLDEYHAKVQHDNGWLGGKGDAWEETPYWLDGALPLAYQLDDKTLKDKVLKYVNWNLDHQRPNGFFGPLTKKELEGKPMESCADGADWWPRMVMLKVLQQYYTATNDPRVIPFMTKYFKYQYANLKTCPLAKWTEWSESRGGDNIMSVYWLYDHTGDKFLLDLADLLYKQTTNWTDLLGGRNWAIDAAVNQTGAKWMNRHAVNVGMGLKLPAEYYRAKKDVKYLNAVKTGFGDLMTLHGLPHGMFSGDEDLHGNEPTQGVELCAIVETMFSLEEIIGITGDPSYMDALERMTFNALPTQTTDDYRSRQYFQIANQVQVSRGVFDFSLPFGRGMNNVFGPYAGYTCCTANMHQGWTKFASHLWYATGSGGVAALEYAPNMLKAKVANGTEVTILEATDYPFDDQIAFTINLPKPTTFPFALRIPGWCIEATFFVNGQKLRSDKGGQVISLSRAWKNGDKVTLKLPMPVRTSNWAKNSRTIERGPLVYALKVESTVDEKTEKTEGTYFEYQPKTAWNYGLPKAIIENPEKNTTVTIRAMPANFVWNEASAPIEIKTTGRQIPNWKLVEGVARQPVTTREGIYQGEVADKVETLTFIPYGFTKLRVVAFPVVK, from the coding sequence ATGAAAACTTCATTCGTAGTCCATTTAACCGGGATTGCCCTGCTGACGACAGTGTTATCGCACGCCCAGCAGAAACCACTCTATGTAACGAGTCGGGCACCGCTGGCGCCCCAGAAATACATCGAATTACCCCTGGGCGCTATCAAGCCCGAAGGTTGGTTGCAACAGCAGTTGGTTATCATGAAAAACGGTGCGACAGGCCATTTAGACGAGTATCATGCTAAAGTTCAACACGATAACGGCTGGCTTGGGGGCAAAGGCGATGCCTGGGAAGAAACGCCTTACTGGCTCGATGGTGCTTTGCCCTTGGCGTATCAGTTGGATGATAAAACACTGAAAGACAAAGTGCTGAAATACGTAAACTGGAATCTGGATCATCAGCGTCCCAATGGGTTTTTCGGCCCGTTGACCAAGAAAGAACTGGAAGGTAAACCGATGGAATCCTGTGCCGATGGGGCCGATTGGTGGCCTCGTATGGTGATGCTCAAAGTGCTGCAACAGTATTATACAGCAACCAACGACCCGCGCGTGATTCCGTTCATGACGAAGTATTTCAAGTACCAATATGCGAATCTGAAAACCTGCCCGCTGGCGAAATGGACCGAGTGGTCAGAATCGCGTGGTGGCGACAATATCATGAGCGTGTACTGGCTCTACGATCATACGGGCGATAAATTCCTGCTCGATTTGGCTGACCTGCTCTACAAACAAACCACCAACTGGACTGACCTACTGGGCGGACGCAACTGGGCTATTGATGCGGCTGTGAACCAAACCGGGGCGAAATGGATGAATCGCCATGCTGTTAATGTAGGGATGGGTTTGAAACTCCCCGCCGAATATTACCGAGCGAAAAAAGACGTCAAATACTTGAATGCAGTGAAAACGGGCTTCGGTGATCTGATGACGCTTCACGGCTTGCCACACGGCATGTTTTCGGGTGATGAAGACCTGCATGGCAACGAACCGACGCAGGGCGTTGAACTGTGCGCCATTGTCGAAACGATGTTCTCGCTGGAAGAAATCATTGGCATTACCGGTGACCCTTCGTACATGGATGCGTTGGAACGGATGACCTTCAATGCGTTGCCTACGCAAACCACCGATGATTATCGGTCGCGGCAGTATTTCCAGATTGCCAACCAGGTGCAGGTCTCGCGGGGTGTGTTCGATTTCTCGTTGCCGTTCGGGCGGGGTATGAACAACGTGTTTGGACCGTATGCGGGCTACACCTGCTGCACGGCCAACATGCATCAGGGCTGGACCAAATTTGCATCGCACCTCTGGTATGCTACCGGATCGGGTGGCGTAGCCGCGCTGGAATATGCACCGAATATGCTCAAAGCCAAAGTTGCCAATGGAACAGAGGTGACGATTCTAGAAGCGACTGATTATCCGTTCGATGATCAGATTGCGTTTACGATCAACCTGCCAAAACCGACGACCTTCCCCTTTGCCTTACGCATTCCGGGCTGGTGCATCGAAGCGACGTTTTTTGTAAACGGGCAAAAGCTTCGTTCCGATAAGGGAGGTCAGGTAATCAGTTTATCGAGAGCCTGGAAAAATGGCGACAAGGTAACCTTGAAATTACCCATGCCTGTTCGAACCAGCAACTGGGCGAAAAATTCGCGTACCATCGAACGTGGCCCGCTGGTCTATGCCTTAAAAGTAGAATCGACGGTTGACGAAAAGACCGAAAAAACGGAAGGCACCTATTTCGAATACCAGCCAAAGACGGCCTGGAACTATGGGTTGCCTAAAGCAATCATCGAAAATCCAGAAAAAAACACGACGGTCACGATCAGGGCGATGCCTGCTAATTTTGTCTGGAACGAAGCGAGTGCCCCCATTGAAATTAAAACAACAGGCCGTCAGATTCCGAACTGGAAATTGGTGGAAGGTGTAGCCCGTCAGCCGGTTACCACCCGTGAGGGCATTTATCAGGGCGAGGTTGCCGACAAAGTAGAAACCTTAACGTTCATTCCTTACGGCTTTACCAAGTTGCGCGTTGTGGCGTTTCCCGTGGTAAAATGA
- a CDS encoding cytochrome-c peroxidase gives MIFLKTISTKRIGLFFSALLFALVLACQSQKTSDPNPVPPDPGGGIDYQTTPVTLREPANFPTKLYDLTTNPLTVEGVSLGKTLFYDPMLSRDTSLSCGFCHQQFAGFGHSDHPLSHGIDNKFGTRNVPGLQNLAWDREFFWDGGVTSLDELPISPIQNAVEMDLKFSEALNRVQKNPKYPPLFKAAFGSDTVTTARFLKAISQFLLTLVSADSRYDKYVRKESGGTLTTDELAGLALFQQKCATCHATDLFTDKSYRNNGLPVSGINDQGRYTITLNEADRLKFRVPSLRNVEKTFPYMHDGRFSSLDQVVEHYRTGVTDSPTLDPALKTNGKLGIALTDTEKTQIIAFLLTLTDNTFMTNRAFSAN, from the coding sequence ATGATTTTTCTGAAAACCATATCGACAAAGCGTATCGGACTGTTTTTCAGTGCGCTTCTGTTTGCATTGGTACTTGCCTGCCAAAGCCAGAAAACGTCAGACCCCAATCCCGTCCCCCCCGATCCCGGCGGTGGTATTGATTACCAGACAACGCCCGTTACACTCCGAGAGCCAGCTAACTTCCCAACTAAACTTTACGACCTGACAACGAACCCGTTGACGGTGGAAGGGGTGTCTTTAGGGAAAACATTATTTTACGACCCCATGCTTTCGCGCGATACGAGTCTGAGCTGTGGATTCTGTCACCAGCAGTTTGCCGGGTTTGGCCACTCCGACCATCCATTGAGTCATGGAATTGATAATAAATTCGGGACGCGCAATGTGCCGGGTTTGCAGAACCTGGCCTGGGATCGTGAGTTTTTCTGGGATGGAGGTGTTACTAGCTTGGATGAGTTGCCCATTTCGCCAATTCAGAACGCGGTTGAAATGGATTTGAAATTTTCGGAAGCACTCAATCGGGTTCAGAAAAATCCTAAGTATCCGCCCCTGTTCAAAGCTGCTTTTGGCTCCGATACCGTCACGACGGCCCGTTTCCTGAAAGCCATTTCGCAGTTTTTATTAACGCTTGTATCCGCCGATTCGCGTTACGATAAATACGTCAGAAAGGAGAGCGGGGGAACGCTCACAACGGATGAACTGGCGGGCCTCGCGTTGTTCCAACAGAAGTGTGCCACCTGCCATGCTACCGATTTATTTACGGATAAGAGTTATCGGAACAACGGCCTTCCGGTTAGTGGTATCAACGATCAGGGCCGTTACACCATAACCCTAAACGAAGCCGACCGGCTAAAATTCCGAGTGCCAAGTTTGCGGAATGTGGAGAAAACGTTTCCGTACATGCACGACGGGCGATTTAGTTCTTTAGATCAGGTAGTTGAGCATTACCGAACGGGTGTTACGGATAGCCCTACGCTCGATCCAGCCCTGAAAACCAATGGGAAGCTCGGTATCGCCCTGACCGATACGGAAAAGACGCAGATCATCGCCTTTTTGCTCACCCTGACGGACAATACGTTTATGACGAACCGGGCGTTTAGCGCGAACTGA
- a CDS encoding MbnP family protein, whose translation MKTTTAAGLLAILAIGGLVLACDSNDTNPLTTSSGKLRIAFDNVVSTSDLKLGTGSYQNSSGETFTVTKFNYFISNIRLRKQDGSDYVVPQDSSYFLIQEDKPASQTITLNNLPAGNYTGLTFTVGVDSLRSLADITKRTGVLDPALNDGMYWEWNSGYIFLKLEGTSPVAPALQNNAFFYHVGGFGGGYDGKKTINNLRTITIPFSSSVAAVQAGAVPSIQLKTDVMKIFDGPTKLSIAQYSSVMFDPYSTNISNNYAQMFSLVGVQANQ comes from the coding sequence ATGAAAACTACTACTGCCGCTGGACTATTGGCCATACTGGCTATTGGTGGCCTTGTTCTTGCCTGTGACTCAAATGACACAAATCCATTGACGACTTCGTCTGGAAAACTGCGAATTGCCTTCGATAATGTCGTCAGCACATCGGACCTGAAACTAGGTACAGGTTCCTACCAGAACTCTTCCGGCGAAACCTTTACCGTTACCAAATTCAACTATTTCATTAGTAACATTCGCCTTCGGAAACAGGATGGCAGCGATTATGTCGTTCCTCAGGACAGCAGTTATTTTCTGATTCAGGAGGATAAACCCGCTTCTCAGACGATTACCTTGAACAACCTACCGGCTGGCAACTATACGGGCCTTACGTTTACGGTTGGGGTTGATAGCCTGCGCAGTCTAGCCGACATCACCAAACGAACGGGCGTACTCGATCCAGCGCTGAACGACGGCATGTATTGGGAGTGGAACTCGGGGTATATTTTCCTGAAGCTGGAAGGAACGTCTCCAGTGGCACCTGCTCTTCAAAATAATGCTTTCTTTTACCACGTTGGTGGTTTTGGGGGAGGTTATGATGGAAAGAAAACCATTAATAACTTACGGACGATAACGATTCCATTTTCGAGTAGCGTCGCTGCTGTACAGGCAGGCGCTGTGCCGTCGATACAACTCAAAACCGATGTGATGAAGATATTCGATGGACCAACCAAGCTTAGCATAGCTCAATATTCGTCCGTGATGTTTGACCCATATTCGACCAATATTTCTAACAATTACGCACAGATGTTCAGTCTGGTGGGCGTTCAGGCCAATCAATGA
- a CDS encoding AraC family transcriptional regulator produces MVFFREYTPHPALQTFVRHYWIIHVQLDPKIPREQLPQKPYPPSTEQCLYFYPYNLPHSVKVGNQAPESATAGIVVGQPLTRMNITLNPNYLMLKVSFQPGALFRLLGVPMNLLVDDHADLEAITGNLVNEVYERLPEAAGYEAMIRLVEDFLLRKAAHCQAAVLPIDIVAQRMLDPKAYHQLDQLANDACLSIRQFERKFRERVGVSPKLFTRIARFRQAYKLREIDPNRSWLDIAYACQYYDPNHLVKDFQQFAGTSPNQLFTEELAHRELRNAFISRSGRS; encoded by the coding sequence ATGGTCTTCTTCCGTGAATATACTCCCCATCCGGCCTTGCAGACATTCGTGCGCCATTACTGGATTATTCATGTCCAACTCGACCCCAAAATTCCAAGAGAGCAATTACCTCAAAAACCCTATCCGCCCAGCACAGAACAATGCCTGTACTTTTATCCTTACAACTTGCCCCACAGCGTTAAAGTAGGTAATCAGGCTCCCGAAAGTGCTACCGCTGGTATTGTAGTAGGGCAACCTCTTACGCGCATGAACATCACGCTTAACCCCAATTACCTGATGCTAAAAGTAAGTTTTCAGCCGGGGGCGTTGTTCCGATTGTTAGGAGTACCTATGAATTTGCTAGTCGATGACCATGCCGATCTGGAAGCGATTACGGGCAATCTCGTAAACGAAGTATATGAGCGTCTTCCGGAAGCAGCTGGTTACGAAGCCATGATTCGACTTGTTGAAGATTTCCTATTACGAAAAGCTGCTCATTGTCAGGCGGCTGTACTACCAATCGATATTGTTGCTCAACGTATGCTTGATCCGAAAGCCTACCACCAACTCGATCAGTTAGCCAACGATGCCTGCCTGAGTATACGCCAGTTTGAACGCAAGTTTCGTGAACGGGTGGGTGTTAGCCCTAAGCTATTCACTCGAATTGCCCGATTCAGACAGGCTTATAAACTCCGCGAAATCGACCCCAATCGCTCCTGGCTCGACATTGCTTATGCCTGTCAGTATTATGATCCGAATCACTTAGTCAAAGATTTTCAGCAGTTTGCAGGTACTAGCCCTAACCAGCTATTTACCGAAGAGTTAGCCCATCGGGAGTTGAGGAACGCCTTTATCAGCCGGTCAGGCCGATCCTGA
- a CDS encoding NAD(P)/FAD-dependent oxidoreductase, translating into MNPNIPQTDRKRVVIVGAGFGGLKLARKLSHRKEFQVVLINKQNYHEFQPLYYQVATAGLEANSILFPLRAVFGNCKNVHIRVTNVTGIRTADKAIDTELGPITYDYLVMATGADTNFFNQQNIIEKALPMKSVSEAIALRNRMLQNFEDALSVETLDEREGLMDVVVVGGGPTGVELCGTLAEMRKTVLPKDYPELDFKMMDIYLIESGGELLGPMSVQSQQHSLKYLEGLGVHVRLNTRVKDFDGRTVTMNDGTTLRTNNLIWAAGVKANPLAGLPTEVIGRGGRVLVNRYSQVQGFTDVFAIGDVAMMAEEKWPNGHPQIAQPAMQQGRHLAKNFIHWVRNEQPEEFTYHDLGTMATIGRGLAVVDLPFFKFQGFFAWLTWLFVHLMSIVGVKNRLSIFLNWMFNYLTYNNSLRLIIRPKLPKGDVTAMQEKLSDQLEVSKS; encoded by the coding sequence ATGAACCCAAACATACCTCAAACCGATCGTAAGCGCGTAGTCATTGTTGGTGCTGGTTTTGGTGGCCTGAAATTGGCCCGTAAGCTATCTCACCGAAAGGAGTTTCAGGTAGTTCTGATCAATAAACAGAATTATCATGAGTTCCAGCCGCTTTATTATCAGGTGGCTACAGCCGGTTTAGAAGCAAACTCGATTCTGTTTCCGTTGCGTGCGGTGTTTGGTAATTGCAAAAACGTACATATCCGGGTGACTAATGTCACGGGAATTCGAACGGCCGATAAGGCTATCGATACGGAGCTGGGACCAATTACATACGATTATTTGGTGATGGCTACCGGGGCCGACACTAACTTTTTCAACCAGCAGAACATTATCGAGAAAGCCCTGCCAATGAAATCGGTATCAGAGGCCATTGCGTTGCGAAACCGGATGCTTCAGAATTTCGAGGATGCATTAAGTGTCGAAACGCTTGATGAGCGGGAGGGCTTGATGGATGTGGTGGTTGTAGGGGGCGGTCCAACGGGTGTGGAGTTGTGTGGAACGCTGGCCGAAATGCGGAAGACCGTTCTGCCGAAGGATTATCCTGAGCTTGATTTCAAGATGATGGATATTTACCTCATTGAGTCGGGTGGAGAGCTATTAGGGCCGATGTCTGTACAATCGCAGCAGCATTCGTTGAAATACTTAGAGGGCCTGGGTGTGCATGTACGACTGAATACCCGTGTGAAGGATTTCGACGGACGGACAGTTACCATGAATGACGGCACAACGCTACGAACCAACAACCTGATCTGGGCGGCTGGCGTAAAAGCCAATCCACTGGCTGGCTTACCCACCGAGGTTATCGGACGGGGTGGGCGTGTGCTGGTCAATCGCTACAGTCAGGTTCAGGGCTTTACGGATGTATTCGCGATTGGTGATGTCGCGATGATGGCCGAAGAAAAATGGCCGAATGGTCACCCGCAGATAGCGCAGCCGGCTATGCAACAAGGACGACATCTGGCTAAAAACTTTATTCATTGGGTTCGAAACGAGCAACCCGAGGAATTTACATACCACGATTTAGGGACAATGGCGACGATTGGCCGGGGCTTGGCTGTGGTTGATCTGCCATTTTTCAAGTTTCAGGGATTTTTTGCCTGGCTTACGTGGTTATTTGTACACTTAATGTCGATTGTTGGCGTAAAAAATAGACTATCGATCTTTCTGAACTGGATGTTTAACTACCTGACATACAATAACTCACTACGTCTGATTATACGGCCAAAACTACCTAAAGGCGACGTGACAGCTATGCAGGAAAAACTTTCTGATCAGTTAGAGGTTAGCAAGTCGTAA
- the bshA gene encoding N-acetyl-alpha-D-glucosaminyl L-malate synthase BshA has protein sequence MKIGIVCYPTFGGSGVVATELGKGLAKNGHQIHFITYQQPPRLDFFNENVFYHEVNIPSYPLFQYAPYESALASAMVNVVINENVDLLHVHYAIPHASAAYMAKMILRSQGRNVPIVTTLHGTDITLVGKDASYEPVVTFSINESDGVTAVSEDLRRDTYKHFNVHREIEVIPNFIDLSRFKRQQKEHFKKAICPNGEKLIVHTSNFRRVKRIDDAVMAFYHIQQQTPAKLLLVGDGPERARIERLVRDLGIYDQVRFLGKLDAVEEVLSVADLFIMPSENESFGLAALEALACEVPLITSNAGGLPELNIQGVTGFLSPVGDVDDMVKNALYILDDANLPTFKENALARAKEFELSRILPLYEAHYERVLQTAHSLVS, from the coding sequence ATGAAAATTGGCATTGTGTGCTACCCGACTTTTGGGGGCAGTGGTGTAGTGGCTACCGAACTCGGTAAAGGATTGGCAAAAAATGGTCACCAGATTCATTTTATTACCTATCAACAACCACCCCGACTCGATTTTTTCAACGAAAATGTCTTTTATCATGAAGTAAATATACCCTCGTATCCCCTCTTTCAATACGCACCTTACGAGTCGGCCCTGGCCAGCGCCATGGTTAATGTGGTGATTAACGAAAACGTTGATTTACTGCATGTTCACTACGCCATTCCGCACGCGTCGGCTGCGTATATGGCCAAGATGATTCTGCGCTCGCAGGGGCGAAATGTGCCCATTGTGACGACACTACACGGTACCGATATTACACTGGTAGGTAAAGATGCCTCATATGAGCCGGTTGTTACGTTCAGTATCAATGAGTCGGATGGCGTTACGGCCGTTTCTGAAGACCTGCGTCGAGACACCTACAAGCATTTTAATGTTCATCGCGAAATTGAAGTGATTCCCAACTTCATTGATCTGAGTCGCTTCAAACGCCAGCAGAAGGAGCATTTCAAAAAAGCCATTTGCCCTAATGGCGAAAAGTTGATTGTACATACATCAAACTTTCGGCGGGTAAAACGGATTGATGATGCCGTGATGGCCTTTTATCATATTCAACAGCAAACACCAGCTAAACTCCTGCTAGTAGGCGATGGCCCCGAACGGGCTCGGATTGAACGACTCGTGCGCGATTTAGGTATCTACGATCAGGTGCGGTTTCTGGGGAAATTAGACGCGGTTGAGGAAGTGCTGTCGGTAGCTGACCTGTTTATTATGCCTTCCGAGAACGAGAGTTTCGGTCTGGCTGCTCTCGAAGCGCTGGCCTGCGAAGTGCCTCTGATTACCTCAAATGCGGGTGGATTGCCCGAATTGAATATTCAGGGTGTTACAGGTTTCCTGAGTCCGGTTGGCGATGTGGATGATATGGTCAAAAACGCACTCTATATACTGGATGATGCAAATCTGCCCACATTCAAAGAAAATGCATTGGCAAGGGCTAAAGAGTTTGAGCTATCGCGTATCTTGCCTCTCTACGAAGCCCACTATGAGCGCGTATTGCAGACAGCTCATTCGCTGGTGTCTTGA
- a CDS encoding geranylgeranylglycerol-phosphate geranylgeranyltransferase: MVARQSIPFSAFMSGFLRLIRVQNLLIVVLTQLLARLFLVGPREESLHLITDTGFWLLSFSTVCIAAAGYIINDYFDVKIDLINKPQRVIIGRYLKRRVAIGIHQGLNVIGCLIGLYLSKWVFLIDVVAVSLLWFYSANFKRQPLIGNIVISLLSSLSLLVLAIYYRQNANMVLMYALFSFGISLIREIIKDMQDIRGDARFGCRTIPIIWGLRRTKYLLYVLVGVFVVTLFLIAGSLHNSRLILIFLLLLIPIAWLVYRLALADTRREFGYLSGLCKLIMLVGILSMMWT; encoded by the coding sequence ATGGTTGCGCGACAGTCGATTCCTTTCTCGGCCTTTATGTCCGGCTTTCTGCGACTCATTCGGGTACAGAATCTGCTGATCGTCGTGTTGACGCAGTTGTTGGCCCGCCTGTTTTTAGTAGGCCCACGTGAGGAGAGTTTACACCTTATTACCGACACGGGTTTCTGGCTACTGTCCTTCTCTACCGTTTGTATTGCCGCAGCGGGCTACATTATCAACGACTATTTCGACGTAAAAATCGACCTGATCAACAAGCCTCAACGAGTTATTATTGGCCGGTATCTCAAACGTCGGGTAGCCATCGGCATTCATCAGGGACTGAATGTAATCGGTTGCCTGATTGGCCTTTATCTGAGCAAATGGGTCTTTTTGATCGATGTCGTTGCCGTATCGTTATTGTGGTTTTATTCGGCCAACTTCAAACGACAGCCGCTCATCGGCAATATTGTCATTTCGCTGCTATCGTCGCTTTCGTTGCTTGTTTTAGCGATTTATTACCGACAGAATGCCAACATGGTACTTATGTACGCCCTATTCTCCTTCGGTATTTCCTTAATTCGGGAGATCATCAAAGACATGCAGGATATTCGGGGTGATGCCCGTTTTGGGTGCCGAACAATCCCGATTATCTGGGGGCTACGCCGAACCAAATACCTTCTTTATGTTTTAGTAGGCGTATTTGTCGTTACCCTTTTCCTGATTGCTGGTTCGCTCCATAACAGTCGGTTGATTCTCATTTTCCTACTCCTCCTCATCCCAATCGCCTGGCTGGTTTACCGACTTGCCCTAGCCGATACCCGACGCGAGTTCGGCTACCTCAGTGGCCTCTGCAAACTCATTATGCTCGTCGGTATTTTGAGTATGATGTGGACGTAA
- a CDS encoding sugar phosphate isomerase/epimerase family protein: MIRTTLVSLALWASVSAVQAQPFGKLLPKTPGIVSYTMRDSFSKDVPGTLDKIKAWGITDIEFSGLFGKTAPELRALLDQRGLKCSSYGVSYDAIDLKPDSILQNAQALGVKYIRIGSIPHKTAATLEMMQKAAEVFNRFGKLAHAKGMMFCYHNHGFEFQPYENGTLFDYLVKETNPEYVGYEMDVTWTYLPGQDPAALLTKYPKRFRLIHLKDVEKGVPHSDKGGMANSQSVVLGTGQIDWPAVLKAARKTSIDHFYIEDESMAVEQQVPKSLAYLKSL; encoded by the coding sequence ATGATACGTACAACTTTAGTAAGCTTAGCCTTGTGGGCCAGCGTTTCGGCCGTACAGGCGCAACCGTTTGGTAAACTGCTTCCCAAAACACCCGGTATCGTTTCCTACACGATGCGCGATAGTTTCAGTAAAGACGTTCCCGGCACGCTCGATAAGATCAAAGCCTGGGGGATCACCGACATTGAGTTTTCGGGCCTGTTCGGGAAAACGGCTCCCGAATTACGCGCCCTGCTCGATCAGCGTGGACTGAAGTGCAGCAGCTACGGCGTGAGCTACGATGCTATTGATCTGAAGCCCGATTCGATTCTGCAAAATGCACAAGCTCTGGGCGTTAAATACATTCGTATCGGTTCGATCCCGCACAAGACAGCGGCCACGCTGGAGATGATGCAGAAGGCGGCCGAGGTGTTCAATCGCTTTGGAAAACTGGCGCACGCGAAAGGCATGATGTTCTGTTACCACAACCACGGCTTCGAGTTTCAGCCCTATGAAAATGGCACCCTGTTCGATTATCTGGTGAAGGAAACCAACCCGGAGTACGTTGGCTACGAAATGGACGTAACCTGGACATATCTACCCGGACAAGACCCTGCCGCACTGTTGACGAAATACCCTAAACGCTTCCGGCTTATTCACCTGAAAGATGTGGAAAAAGGCGTTCCTCATAGCGATAAAGGAGGCATGGCCAATTCACAATCGGTGGTTTTAGGAACCGGGCAAATCGACTGGCCAGCCGTTTTGAAAGCCGCCCGTAAAACGTCCATCGATCATTTTTACATCGAAGACGAAAGCATGGCTGTTGAGCAACAAGTGCCCAAGAGTCTGGCGTATTTAAAGAGTTTGTAG